One part of the Terrimicrobium sacchariphilum genome encodes these proteins:
- a CDS encoding carbohydrate porin — MKLPTSLPWRSFFSAAVCSTLIATSVHAGTPTTTVAEESSSSDSLLKTWWDGKYMTGNWFGLRDTLEENGLTLGGKYEGAYFGVVDSAGGSRGFYDQQLTFTGDLNFGKLLKTEALEGVKAFGVVRWRDPRQASNPNQFVDASSMFNPSNWQSGTQWRMMSFGMEIGTANLLPVKDMIVLRGGWLQPNREFIDQPLSKLFSNNAINSAKGVGGNIPFSSSFSTWGGTLKVKPVEWYYAKAGLFMSYPQATASGNHGLAYQGFAQDPNQNGLFFMGETGFTPKIGSSKLPGKYAFGGYYYEQQNTSYFGQNYDGRYGFYFQADQMVYREPSAEAPAPLGKGPSDGKSVADGKSFKAPVAESKPELSKQGLSLFNLISFAPKYNNLYPFYFQSGAVYTGLIPSRDEDQLAFAIGYGSYSFYNIQALQDRGVVNQPNYSIVLEWDYRIQLNKWAYFQPMAQYIIQPNGTGAVQNATVLGFTYGLTF, encoded by the coding sequence ATGAAATTACCGACAAGCCTGCCGTGGCGCTCATTTTTTAGTGCCGCAGTCTGTTCAACCCTTATCGCAACATCCGTTCACGCTGGAACGCCCACGACGACTGTCGCCGAGGAATCTTCCTCCTCCGACTCGTTGCTCAAGACCTGGTGGGATGGCAAATACATGACCGGCAACTGGTTCGGTCTGCGCGACACCCTCGAAGAAAACGGCCTCACCCTTGGCGGAAAATACGAAGGCGCCTACTTCGGCGTCGTCGATAGCGCCGGTGGCTCCCGTGGTTTCTACGATCAGCAGCTGACCTTCACGGGTGACCTCAATTTCGGCAAGCTCCTCAAAACGGAAGCCCTCGAAGGCGTCAAGGCCTTCGGAGTGGTGCGTTGGCGCGATCCCCGTCAGGCCTCGAATCCGAATCAGTTCGTCGACGCCTCCAGCATGTTCAACCCGTCGAACTGGCAGTCGGGCACCCAGTGGCGCATGATGTCCTTCGGCATGGAAATCGGCACGGCCAATCTCCTGCCGGTCAAGGACATGATCGTTCTGCGTGGCGGCTGGCTTCAGCCGAACCGCGAGTTCATCGATCAGCCGCTTTCCAAGCTCTTTTCGAACAACGCGATCAACAGTGCCAAGGGCGTAGGTGGCAACATCCCGTTCTCGTCCAGCTTCTCGACCTGGGGCGGTACGCTGAAGGTTAAGCCGGTCGAGTGGTACTATGCCAAGGCAGGTCTCTTCATGTCCTACCCGCAGGCCACCGCCAGCGGCAACCATGGTCTTGCTTACCAGGGTTTTGCTCAGGACCCCAACCAGAATGGCCTCTTCTTCATGGGTGAGACCGGCTTCACTCCGAAGATCGGCTCGTCCAAGCTCCCGGGTAAATATGCCTTCGGTGGCTACTACTACGAGCAGCAGAATACCTCGTATTTCGGCCAGAACTACGATGGGCGCTATGGCTTCTACTTCCAGGCTGACCAGATGGTTTACCGCGAACCTTCGGCCGAGGCTCCCGCTCCTCTGGGCAAGGGACCTTCTGATGGCAAGTCGGTTGCCGACGGCAAGAGCTTCAAGGCTCCTGTCGCGGAGTCCAAGCCTGAGCTCTCGAAGCAGGGTCTGTCGCTCTTCAACCTGATCAGCTTCGCTCCGAAGTATAACAACCTCTATCCCTTCTACTTCCAGTCGGGTGCGGTTTATACCGGTCTCATCCCGTCCCGCGACGAGGATCAGCTCGCCTTCGCGATCGGCTACGGCTCGTACAGCTTCTACAATATCCAGGCCCTTCAGGACCGTGGTGTGGTGAACCAGCCGAACTACTCGATCGTCCTGGAATGGGATTACCGCATCCAGCTCAACAAGTGGGCGTACTTCCAGCCGATGGCTCAGTACATCATCCAGCCGAATGGTACCGGCGCGGTCCAGAATGCGACCGTCCTTGGTTTCACCTACGGTCTGACCTTCTAA
- the lptB gene encoding LPS export ABC transporter ATP-binding protein, translating into MSAAASSPEPKTAPVGNTAKPLLQTDKLVKIYNGRSVVNGVDINVRRGEIVGLLGPNGAGKTTTFYMIVGLVRPNGGRVLFEDKDVTSMAMFRRARQGMGYLPQEESIFRKLTVEENIMAILETTKSTRKERKERCEELLTKFGIEHLAKNVALTLSGGEKRRLTIARSLVTNPSLLMLDEPFSGVDPIAVYDVQQIIQDLRTQGLAILITDHNVRETLNIVDRAYLIFEGRVESQGTKDFLLNDPISRKLYLGENFTM; encoded by the coding sequence ATGAGCGCAGCCGCCAGCTCTCCCGAGCCCAAAACAGCCCCGGTCGGAAATACCGCCAAGCCGCTGCTGCAGACCGACAAACTGGTAAAAATCTATAATGGCCGTTCCGTCGTCAATGGCGTGGACATCAATGTCCGCCGGGGCGAAATCGTCGGCCTCCTCGGACCCAATGGTGCAGGCAAGACGACGACGTTTTATATGATTGTCGGCCTCGTCCGGCCCAATGGCGGGCGGGTCCTGTTTGAGGACAAGGATGTCACGAGCATGGCGATGTTTCGCCGGGCGCGCCAAGGAATGGGGTATCTGCCGCAGGAAGAATCCATTTTTCGCAAGCTCACGGTCGAAGAGAACATCATGGCCATCCTCGAGACCACCAAATCCACCCGCAAGGAGCGCAAGGAGCGTTGCGAAGAACTGCTGACCAAGTTTGGTATCGAGCATCTGGCCAAGAATGTCGCCCTTACCCTCTCCGGCGGTGAAAAACGCCGCCTGACCATCGCCCGCTCGTTGGTGACGAACCCTTCCCTGCTGATGCTGGACGAACCCTTCAGCGGTGTCGACCCGATCGCCGTCTATGACGTGCAGCAGATCATTCAGGATCTCCGCACGCAGGGCCTGGCCATTCTCATCACCGACCACAACGTACGCGAGACCCTGAACATCGTTGATCGCGCCTACCTGATCTTCGAAGGGCGGGTCGAGAGTCAGGGTACAAAGGACTTCCTTTTGAACGACCCGATCAGCCGCAAGCTGTACCTCGGCGAAAACTTCACCATGTAA
- the hprK gene encoding HPr(Ser) kinase/phosphatase: MPRKSVASTSHQVPHITVGHFYANHAETLGLRLEGASRGLNRKIREPTINRPGLAISGFYNYFAGKRIQVLGAAELSYLRSLNSTTMQDRLKQLFSRNIPCLVIARNAPIPNALLDTAAEFETPVFRTHMITMKFINAATIALEFDFAPSASEYGSMVDIQGIGTLIRGDSGIGKSECVLSLIERGYSLVSDDITKVRSVEGRELIGMAADLTRFHMEVRGIGVINLSSIFGVGSVRSEKRLDFVVTLKDWAELENVDRIGLDREYYEILGIKIPHVIIPVRTGRDVGRLVEVAALDQKLKSMGQNSAVEFNQRLLQMMSERRIR; this comes from the coding sequence ATGCCGCGCAAATCGGTCGCCTCCACCTCCCATCAGGTCCCGCATATCACGGTCGGACATTTTTATGCCAACCATGCGGAAACCCTTGGATTGAGACTGGAAGGCGCCTCGCGCGGCTTGAACCGCAAGATTCGCGAGCCCACCATCAACCGCCCCGGGCTGGCCATCAGCGGCTTCTATAACTATTTCGCGGGCAAGCGCATTCAGGTGCTCGGTGCAGCCGAGCTCAGCTATTTGCGCAGTTTGAACTCGACGACCATGCAGGATCGTCTCAAGCAACTCTTTTCCCGCAATATTCCCTGTCTGGTCATCGCGCGAAACGCACCGATCCCCAATGCCCTGCTGGACACGGCAGCCGAGTTTGAGACCCCGGTGTTTCGCACGCACATGATCACCATGAAGTTCATCAACGCCGCCACGATCGCGCTGGAATTCGACTTCGCGCCTTCAGCCAGTGAGTACGGCAGCATGGTGGACATCCAGGGCATAGGCACTTTGATCCGCGGCGACAGCGGCATTGGCAAAAGCGAATGCGTGCTGTCGCTGATCGAGCGCGGCTACAGCCTCGTGAGCGACGACATTACCAAGGTCCGCTCCGTGGAAGGTCGGGAGCTCATCGGCATGGCAGCGGATCTTACCCGCTTCCACATGGAGGTTCGAGGCATCGGGGTGATCAACCTCAGCTCGATTTTTGGTGTGGGAAGCGTCCGAAGTGAAAAGCGACTCGATTTCGTAGTGACACTGAAAGACTGGGCGGAACTGGAAAATGTTGATCGCATCGGTCTGGATCGTGAGTATTATGAAATCCTTGGCATCAAGATCCCGCACGTTATCATCCCGGTCCGCACCGGGCGCGACGTGGGGAGGCTGGTTGAGGTTGCCGCGCTTGATCAAAAACTAAAAAGCATGGGTCAAAACAGTGCAGTTGAATTTAACCAGCGACTACTGCAAATGATGAGCGAAAGACGTATCAGATAA
- a CDS encoding HPr family phosphocarrier protein: MGLLSRKKSNDDVLRCTKEIVIQNRNGLHARPAAMFVKISSRYRAEVWVEKDGERVNGKSIMGLMMLAAGKGSKLHIVAEGADADKVVAELDNLVQTRFGEE; this comes from the coding sequence ATGGGCCTCCTTTCTCGCAAGAAATCAAACGACGACGTTCTCCGCTGCACCAAGGAGATCGTGATCCAAAATCGGAACGGCTTGCACGCCCGGCCGGCGGCCATGTTCGTGAAGATATCCAGTCGTTACCGGGCGGAAGTCTGGGTCGAGAAGGATGGCGAGCGAGTCAACGGCAAAAGTATCATGGGACTCATGATGCTGGCAGCTGGCAAAGGATCGAAGCTCCACATCGTTGCCGAGGGAGCCGACGCCGACAAGGTCGTCGCCGAACTCGACAACCTGGTTCAGACCCGTTTCGGAGAGGAATAA
- the pnp gene encoding polyribonucleotide nucleotidyltransferase → MPHSVTANVGHSPLLIETGKLARLADGAVTVRSGDTIVLVTAVSATTVKEGQDFFPLTVDYREKAAAVGKFPGGYFKREGRPSEKEILTARMTDRPLRPLFPKGYLYDTQIIGVLMSADGEIDPDILFINGASAALCVSDIPFAGPVAAVRIGRINGQFVANPTHAQRADSDLDLVYVGTENDVIMIEGEAKELPEVEFVAALKFAHESAAPIIQAQKELAAAAGKEKRVAPLFVVPEELLEIAYQVAGDRIEAALYTPSKVARGKAVGALRDEVAAAIVAKFPEASKFEISQAFDYLQKKAFRISILDKQVRCDGRGYDQIRPLAAETGLLPRSHGSALFQRGETQAVCLATLAPADEAQELDGYTGGETTKRFILHYNFPPFSVGETGRTGSPGRREIGHGALAERSIAPVIPDVSDFPYAIRVSSEIMESNGSTSMASVCAGVLSLMDAGVPIKKPVAGISCGLVTEYNGSQLSRYTMLTDIIGSEDHFGDMDFKLCGTDSGVTGFQLDLKLPGISLQLMEEAVYRTRDARYRVLEVMNAALSAPRTELSAYAPRIETIRINPDKIGLLIGPGGKTIKGIVAETGAEINIEDDGSVHIYSNNGESLKRAKEIINGMTKEITIGELYQGTVVSIKEFGAFVEVLPGKDGLVHISELADFRVNKVQDVVQVGDSVWVKCIGVDDKGRVKLSRKAAMKDRDEAASQPA, encoded by the coding sequence ATGCCTCATTCCGTAACGGCCAACGTTGGCCACTCCCCCCTCCTGATCGAAACCGGTAAACTCGCCCGTCTGGCTGACGGTGCAGTGACGGTTCGCTCCGGCGACACGATTGTCCTCGTGACCGCTGTTTCCGCCACCACTGTCAAGGAAGGCCAGGACTTCTTCCCGCTCACCGTCGACTACCGCGAAAAGGCGGCTGCTGTGGGCAAATTCCCCGGTGGATACTTCAAGCGCGAAGGCCGTCCTTCCGAGAAGGAAATCCTCACCGCCCGCATGACGGACCGTCCGCTCCGTCCGCTCTTCCCGAAGGGCTACCTCTACGACACCCAGATCATCGGTGTGTTGATGAGCGCTGACGGCGAGATCGATCCCGACATCCTCTTCATCAACGGCGCCAGCGCCGCTCTTTGCGTTTCCGACATCCCGTTCGCCGGTCCCGTGGCCGCCGTCCGTATCGGTCGCATCAACGGTCAGTTCGTCGCCAACCCGACCCACGCTCAGCGTGCGGATAGCGATCTCGATCTCGTCTACGTCGGCACTGAGAACGACGTGATCATGATCGAAGGCGAGGCCAAGGAACTCCCGGAAGTCGAGTTCGTTGCCGCCCTCAAGTTCGCCCACGAGTCGGCCGCCCCGATCATCCAGGCCCAGAAAGAACTCGCCGCCGCGGCTGGCAAGGAGAAGCGTGTTGCTCCTCTCTTCGTCGTTCCCGAGGAACTCCTCGAGATCGCCTACCAAGTCGCCGGTGACCGCATCGAGGCCGCCCTTTACACCCCGAGCAAGGTCGCTCGCGGCAAGGCTGTCGGCGCTCTCCGCGACGAAGTGGCCGCCGCCATCGTGGCCAAGTTCCCGGAAGCCTCGAAGTTCGAGATCAGCCAGGCGTTTGATTATCTCCAGAAGAAGGCCTTCCGCATCAGCATCCTCGACAAGCAGGTGCGTTGCGACGGTCGCGGTTACGACCAGATCCGTCCGCTCGCCGCTGAGACCGGTCTCCTCCCGCGCAGCCACGGCAGCGCGCTCTTCCAGCGTGGTGAGACCCAGGCCGTGTGTCTGGCGACGCTCGCCCCGGCTGATGAAGCCCAGGAGCTCGACGGTTACACCGGTGGTGAGACGACCAAGCGTTTCATCCTGCACTACAACTTCCCGCCGTTCAGCGTGGGTGAGACCGGCCGCACAGGCAGCCCGGGCCGCCGCGAAATCGGCCACGGCGCTCTCGCCGAGCGCAGCATCGCCCCGGTCATTCCCGACGTGAGCGACTTCCCGTATGCCATCCGCGTAAGCAGCGAGATCATGGAGTCCAACGGCTCCACCTCGATGGCCAGCGTGTGCGCCGGTGTGCTCTCCCTCATGGATGCGGGCGTGCCGATCAAGAAGCCGGTTGCCGGCATCTCCTGCGGTCTCGTGACCGAGTACAATGGCAGCCAGCTCAGCCGCTACACCATGCTCACCGACATCATCGGCAGCGAGGATCACTTCGGCGACATGGACTTCAAGCTTTGCGGCACCGACAGCGGTGTGACGGGCTTCCAGCTCGACCTGAAGCTCCCGGGCATCAGCCTCCAGCTCATGGAAGAGGCCGTCTATCGCACCCGCGACGCTCGCTACCGCGTGCTCGAGGTAATGAATGCCGCTCTCTCCGCCCCGCGCACCGAGCTCAGCGCCTACGCGCCGCGCATCGAGACCATCCGCATCAATCCGGACAAGATCGGTCTCCTCATCGGACCTGGCGGCAAGACCATCAAGGGCATCGTCGCCGAGACCGGCGCCGAGATTAACATCGAGGACGACGGCTCCGTGCACATCTACTCGAACAATGGCGAGAGCCTGAAGCGTGCCAAGGAGATCATCAATGGCATGACCAAGGAGATCACCATCGGCGAGCTCTACCAGGGCACCGTCGTCTCCATCAAGGAGTTCGGCGCCTTCGTCGAAGTGCTCCCGGGCAAGGATGGCCTCGTGCACATCTCCGAGCTGGCCGACTTCCGCGTCAACAAGGTGCAGGACGTGGTCCAGGTGGGTGATTCCGTCTGGGTCAAATGCATCGGCGTCGACGACAAGGGCCGCGTGAAGCTCAGCCGCAAAGCGGCAATGAAAGATCGCGACGAGGCTGCCAGCCAGCCCGCTTAA
- the rpsO gene encoding 30S ribosomal protein S15 yields the protein MAKAEAIEVGTLRLHEKDTGSADVQIALLTKRINDLTEHLKGHSKDHASRRGLLKLVAQRRSLLDYLKNTASDRYSSVVEKLGLRK from the coding sequence ATGGCAAAAGCAGAAGCAATCGAAGTCGGAACGCTGCGACTTCACGAAAAAGATACCGGCAGTGCGGATGTGCAAATCGCCCTGCTGACCAAGCGAATCAACGATCTTACCGAGCACCTCAAAGGTCACTCCAAGGATCATGCCTCCCGTCGTGGACTCCTGAAGCTGGTCGCCCAGCGTCGCAGTCTCCTCGACTATCTCAAGAATACAGCTTCTGACCGCTACAGTTCGGTCGTCGAGAAGCTCGGCTTGCGTAAATAG
- a CDS encoding LptA/OstA family protein — translation MIIKRFLCTLCLILLSATAWAQTNSGASMDPESSKNDKKDPFGMNPLMKDRPKNAKTEITAKKQATFDNNANLAEFEGNVVVQDPQFTLFCDKLRVTLSKDRKGLQLAEAMGNVIIVQNSTDENGKTSKATGRAGKAVYEPKSGDVTLSIWPSIQHDVNMQKATEEGTIMILNRSGTSKTIGGSTTVIVETSEQKY, via the coding sequence ATGATAATCAAGCGTTTCCTCTGTACCCTCTGTCTCATTCTCCTATCGGCTACCGCTTGGGCGCAGACCAATTCCGGAGCTTCGATGGACCCCGAGTCGTCGAAAAACGACAAAAAAGATCCCTTCGGCATGAATCCGCTCATGAAGGATCGGCCAAAGAACGCAAAGACCGAGATCACCGCAAAAAAGCAGGCCACCTTCGATAACAACGCCAATCTGGCGGAATTTGAGGGCAACGTGGTCGTGCAGGACCCCCAGTTTACCCTCTTCTGCGACAAGCTCCGAGTCACGTTGAGCAAGGACCGCAAAGGGCTTCAACTGGCCGAGGCAATGGGCAATGTCATCATCGTTCAAAATAGCACCGACGAAAACGGCAAGACCTCGAAGGCGACAGGACGTGCAGGCAAAGCGGTCTACGAGCCGAAATCCGGCGACGTGACACTTTCCATCTGGCCATCCATCCAACACGACGTCAACATGCAGAAGGCCACCGAAGAAGGCACCATCATGATCCTAAACCGATCAGGTACTTCCAAGACCATCGGAGGCAGCACCACAGTCATCGTCGAAACCTCAGAGCAGAAGTACTGA
- the kdsA gene encoding 3-deoxy-8-phosphooctulonate synthase — MSRPAVKIGRQSIGGKSLLFILGPCVIETPAFTRRMARKLHKICQDEGVQFIFKASYDKANRTSINSFRGTTVEDGCALLAEIGADLGVPVTTDVHSPEDIEIAARYIDILQIPAFLCRQTDLIVAAAHSGRIVNVKKGQFLAPWDVKNIGEKLKNAKSAGFFFTERGATFGYNNLVADMRAIYWMQQLNYQVVFDATHSVQRPGGAGDRTGGDGELAPVLARAAVAAGCDGIFIETHENPAKALSDGPNQIPLRQLPKLIRQLKGIRNEILR; from the coding sequence ATGTCCCGACCTGCAGTGAAGATCGGTCGCCAGTCGATTGGCGGCAAATCGCTCCTTTTCATTCTGGGCCCGTGCGTGATTGAGACGCCGGCATTCACCCGGCGCATGGCTCGCAAGCTCCACAAAATCTGCCAGGACGAAGGCGTCCAGTTCATCTTCAAAGCCTCCTACGACAAAGCCAACCGCACCTCGATAAATTCGTTCCGGGGTACGACCGTCGAGGACGGCTGTGCCTTGCTTGCGGAAATCGGCGCAGATCTCGGAGTGCCGGTGACAACTGATGTCCACTCCCCCGAGGATATCGAGATCGCCGCCCGGTACATCGACATCCTGCAAATCCCCGCCTTTCTCTGTCGCCAGACAGACCTTATCGTCGCTGCGGCGCACTCCGGACGCATCGTAAACGTCAAAAAAGGCCAGTTTCTTGCCCCTTGGGACGTAAAAAACATCGGCGAAAAATTGAAAAACGCGAAATCTGCGGGATTTTTCTTCACGGAACGCGGAGCGACCTTCGGATACAACAACCTGGTGGCCGACATGCGCGCGATTTACTGGATGCAACAGCTCAACTACCAGGTGGTCTTTGACGCCACCCACTCGGTCCAGCGCCCTGGAGGCGCGGGAGACCGTACGGGCGGCGATGGCGAGCTGGCTCCGGTCCTCGCCCGCGCTGCTGTCGCCGCAGGCTGCGATGGCATATTCATCGAGACCCATGAGAATCCCGCCAAGGCGCTCTCCGATGGTCCCAACCAAATTCCCCTCCGCCAGCTTCCCAAGCTGATCCGGCAACTCAAAGGCATCCGCAATGAGATTCTTCGCTAG
- the ptsP gene encoding phosphoenolpyruvate--protein phosphotransferase, whose product MSETATTPKPEQRFQGVGVAPGIAHAQAVIHWVDEEEIPLRKITNEELPEEIARFEAALIATRAELLEIQQRIADAIGAKDASIFDAHLLVVEDRTLIDEVLRNLEKQRNNIEYIFHQVAEKYCQTLSQIDDPYLRERVVDIEDVARRVIRHLLGKGPQGYTSNDKPHVIVSHNLTPSDTASLNRSLVLGFATEVGSKTSHSAIMARSLDIPAIVGLHGICSKLSNGDDILIDGYTGLLIINPTPETLHEYGKIESRKEEVEERLELIRDTVSATQEGRHIILSANIELPEEVDDVISSGAEGVGLYRTEFLYLNREEPPDEEEQFENYRLVAERAKPHSVIIRTLDIGGDKLSESLELEEEENPFLGCRAIRFCLQNPDIFKTQLRAILRAAALGNVRVMYPMISGVSELRQANALLEECKVELRERGVEFNPDIEVGIMIEVPSAALCADLLAREAKFFSIGTNDLIQYSIAVDRGNDKIAHLYEPTHPSVLRLIKSVIEAAHRNNIWVGVCGEMAGDIQYTPLLIGLGVDELSASSSVVPRVKKAVQSLSLATCQTFANEVFEADTAEVILKRCIEIARAHYGELLD is encoded by the coding sequence GTGAGCGAAACAGCGACCACTCCAAAGCCAGAACAGCGCTTTCAAGGAGTAGGAGTCGCCCCGGGCATCGCCCATGCCCAGGCCGTCATTCATTGGGTCGATGAAGAGGAGATTCCTCTCCGTAAAATCACGAACGAGGAATTGCCCGAGGAGATCGCGCGCTTTGAAGCCGCCCTCATCGCCACGCGAGCCGAACTCCTCGAGATCCAGCAGCGTATCGCGGATGCCATCGGGGCCAAGGATGCCAGTATCTTTGACGCTCACCTGCTCGTGGTCGAGGATCGCACCCTGATCGATGAGGTACTGCGTAATCTCGAAAAGCAGCGCAACAACATCGAGTACATCTTTCACCAGGTCGCGGAAAAGTACTGCCAGACACTGAGCCAGATCGATGACCCTTATCTGCGCGAGCGAGTCGTGGATATCGAAGACGTCGCCCGACGCGTCATCCGCCATCTGCTAGGCAAGGGTCCGCAGGGGTATACGTCCAATGACAAGCCCCACGTCATCGTCTCGCACAATCTGACGCCCTCCGATACGGCGTCGCTAAATCGCTCCCTCGTGCTGGGATTCGCCACGGAGGTGGGCAGCAAGACGTCTCACTCGGCCATCATGGCCCGCTCGCTGGACATTCCGGCCATCGTGGGCCTGCATGGGATCTGCTCCAAGCTCTCCAACGGTGATGACATCCTGATCGACGGTTACACGGGCCTGTTGATCATCAATCCGACCCCGGAGACCCTTCATGAGTACGGCAAGATCGAGAGCCGGAAAGAAGAAGTCGAAGAGCGTCTTGAGCTCATCCGCGATACTGTCTCCGCGACGCAGGAAGGTCGGCACATCATCCTGTCCGCAAATATTGAGCTTCCCGAGGAAGTCGACGACGTCATCTCAAGCGGGGCGGAAGGCGTTGGGCTTTACCGCACGGAATTCCTCTATCTGAACCGGGAGGAGCCGCCGGACGAAGAAGAGCAGTTCGAAAACTACCGCTTGGTTGCCGAGCGAGCCAAGCCCCACTCCGTCATCATCCGCACTCTGGATATCGGAGGTGACAAACTCTCCGAGAGCCTGGAACTCGAGGAAGAGGAAAACCCCTTCCTGGGCTGCAGAGCCATTCGGTTTTGCCTGCAAAATCCGGATATTTTCAAGACCCAGCTCCGAGCCATCCTCCGAGCCGCTGCCCTGGGTAATGTCCGAGTCATGTACCCCATGATTTCGGGCGTGAGCGAACTCCGTCAGGCCAATGCTCTGCTGGAGGAATGCAAAGTCGAGTTGCGTGAACGCGGAGTGGAGTTCAATCCCGACATCGAAGTCGGCATCATGATCGAAGTCCCCAGTGCGGCCTTGTGCGCCGACCTGCTGGCCCGTGAGGCAAAGTTTTTCAGCATCGGCACCAACGACCTCATCCAATATTCCATCGCTGTCGATCGCGGAAACGACAAGATCGCTCATCTCTACGAGCCAACGCACCCTTCCGTGCTCCGGTTGATCAAGTCTGTAATCGAAGCCGCCCATCGGAATAACATCTGGGTGGGAGTCTGCGGCGAAATGGCTGGCGACATTCAGTACACTCCCCTTTTAATCGGTCTGGGAGTGGATGAGCTCAGCGCCAGTTCTTCTGTCGTCCCGCGAGTGAAAAAGGCCGTGCAATCCCTTTCCCTGGCTACATGCCAGACATTCGCCAATGAGGTTTTCGAGGCTGATACGGCCGAGGTTATTCTGAAAAGATGCATCGAGATCGCCCGCGCTCACTACGGCGAATTGCTCGACTAG